In one window of Solanum pennellii chromosome 2, SPENNV200 DNA:
- the LOC107009593 gene encoding BURP domain-containing protein 5-like, which produces MKSQFHYLISFSWLAFVVSHAAISPEVYWKVKLPNTQIPKVIKDFLPHTDDNFNSNQSGKIVPWHHAATEEEIHELKVNRGNIGSGMLHWYCAATEEEIRELKDDNNNFIYKPFFFENDLKKGNIINFPSLKHKNDAPFLPRQSTIPFSSKKFTEILNHFSIDSNSKDAQIIKETIYICEEPDLHKEKKFCATSLESMVDFMLSELGTNNIEAITTEVEGESSQIFQRYTMEKVEEIADGNNMVCHKIDYPYAVHYCHVGGRTKTFMVSMIGVDGTKVKALSVCHQDTSFWNPKGIPFVMFNVKPGTTPFCHFLPNDQIVIFPSKEATN; this is translated from the exons ATGAAGTCTCAATTCCATTACTTGATCTCATTCTCTTGG ctTGCATTCGTAGTAAGTCATGCAGCGATATCTCCAGAAGTTTATTGGAAAGTAAAATTGCCCAACACTCAGATACCTAAAGTGATCAAAGATTTTCTTCCCCACACAG ATGATAATTTCAACAGTAATCAGAGCGGTAAGATTGTGCCTTGGCATCATGCTGCTACAGAGGAAGAGATTCATGAATTGAAAGTAAACCGCGGTAACATTGGTTCTGGAATGCTCCATTGGTATTGTGCTGCTACAGAGGAAGAGATTCGTGAGCTAAAAGACgataacaataattttatttacaaaCCTTTCTTCTTCGAAAATGACttgaagaaaggaaatattatcaACTTTCCCTCTTTGAAACATAAAAATGATGCACCATTTTTGCCTCGCCAATCAACCATTCCCTTCTCATCGAAAAAATTCACTGAAATTCTAAACCATTTCTCAATCGATAGTAATTCAAAGGATGCTCAAATAATCAAGGAAACAATCTATATATGTGAAGAGCCAGATCTccataaagagaagaaattttGTGCAACTTCATTAGAGTCGATGGTAGATTTCATGTTATCCGAGCTAGGAACGAACAATATCGAAGCAATTACAACGGAGGTAGAAGGGGAAAGTAGTCAAATATTTCAGAGATACACCATggaaaaagttgaagaaattgCGGATGGGAATAACATGGTATGCCACAAAATAGACTATCCATACGCAGTGCATTATTGTCATGTTGGAGGAAGAACAAAGACGTTCATGGTATCAATGATAGGAGTTGATGGAACAAAAGTTAAAGCGCTATCAGTATGCCACCAAGATACTTCCTTTTGGAATCCAAAGGGAATACCTTTTGTAATGTTCAATGTTAAGCCTGGAACTACCCCTTTTTGTCATTTCCTTCCAAATGATCAAATTGTCATTTTCCCTTCAAAAGAGGCCACCAATTAG